A genome region from Bacteroidota bacterium includes the following:
- a CDS encoding PAS domain S-box protein, translated as MMKMFHAFALRKNGEKYPLRLEAREIPYKGKNVRVVEFRDITEQKITEEELTKLSIAVQQSPVVIIITDLAGNIEYVNPIFVDITGYTLEEVIGKKTNILKQANLSDENYSELWNTISSGKVWHGEFHNKKKNGEFFWERASVSPIRNSQGQIINYIKVAEDISEIKIKEQELRSALEKAKESDRLKSAFLSNMSHEIRTPMNGILGFTQLLKEPQLTGNEKDTFINIIEKSGNRMLNTINDIIDISKIESGQVEVYKTEISVNKILEEQYDFFIQEAKSKGLELIYQSTLSDSESKLITDKHKVEGILSNLIKNAIKFTKRGSITFGCFLKTIDDSTSMEIFVSDTGVGISQSRIKAIFNRFEQADIEDINVYEGSGLGLAISKSYIELLGGKIEVFSKKGSGSTFRFTIPYTKNIAMEVK; from the coding sequence ATGATGAAAATGTTTCATGCGTTTGCCCTAAGAAAAAATGGAGAAAAATACCCACTACGCCTTGAAGCCAGAGAAATTCCTTATAAGGGTAAAAATGTTCGGGTAGTTGAATTCAGAGATATAACTGAACAGAAAATTACAGAAGAAGAATTAACTAAGTTATCTATAGCTGTCCAACAAAGTCCTGTTGTTATTATCATAACCGATCTGGCTGGAAATATTGAATATGTAAATCCTATATTTGTTGATATTACGGGATATACCTTAGAAGAAGTAATAGGAAAAAAGACTAATATACTTAAACAAGCGAATTTATCGGATGAGAATTATTCTGAATTATGGAATACAATTTCTTCAGGGAAAGTATGGCATGGCGAATTTCATAATAAGAAGAAAAACGGGGAATTTTTCTGGGAAAGAGCTTCTGTTTCTCCTATAAGAAATAGTCAAGGACAGATAATCAATTACATTAAAGTGGCAGAAGATATAAGCGAGATAAAAATCAAAGAACAAGAACTTAGATCGGCTCTGGAAAAAGCGAAAGAAAGCGACCGCCTTAAAAGTGCTTTCCTATCGAATATGAGCCACGAAATCCGTACTCCCATGAATGGTATTTTAGGATTTACCCAATTATTAAAAGAACCACAACTTACAGGGAATGAAAAGGATACATTCATAAATATTATCGAAAAAAGTGGAAATAGAATGCTAAATACAATTAACGATATTATTGATATATCAAAAATTGAATCTGGTCAAGTTGAAGTATATAAAACTGAAATATCTGTAAACAAAATACTTGAAGAGCAATACGACTTTTTTATTCAAGAGGCTAAATCAAAAGGACTTGAGCTGATTTATCAATCTACGCTTTCTGATAGCGAATCAAAATTAATTACCGACAAACACAAAGTTGAAGGAATATTATCAAACCTTATTAAAAACGCCATTAAATTCACAAAGCGTGGAAGTATTACTTTTGGATGCTTTTTAAAAACTATTGATGATTCTACAAGCATGGAAATCTTTGTAAGCGACACAGGAGTAGGAATCTCTCAATCCAGAATAAAAGCAATTTTTAACCGATTCGAACAAGCTGATATTGAAGATATAAATGTGTATGAAGGATCCGGCTTAGGATTGGCAATATCCAAATCTTATATAGAACTTTTAGGAGGAAAAATTGAAGTATTTTCAAAAAAAGGTTCAGGCTCAACATTCAGATTTACTATTCCATACACAAAAAATATTGCGATGGAAGTAAAATAA